One Chroicocephalus ridibundus chromosome 22, bChrRid1.1, whole genome shotgun sequence DNA window includes the following coding sequences:
- the MIDN gene encoding midnolin, with the protein MDPQPGARSCSRGAPACEVVPNEPPMNLYINTTTGTRYELSVPAEETVEGLKRRLSQRLKVPKERLALLHKESRLSSGKLQDLGVVEGSKLTLVPTVEAGLMSQASRPEQSVMQALESLTETQVNDFLSGRSPLTLALRVGDHMMFVQLQLAAQQSSGQLQHRHVIASRGEAGAAASPHCRTLHGGTGSGFARIPVVPACQQSPTPSPAPAAPAPPMYCNAPHPAPVTAGMFRSHGASAQTVNSSVVSSCSEVDCGTRSSSSPGSSPAPTARSRKPGAVIESFVNHAPGVFSGTFSGTLHPNCQDSSGRPRRDIGTILQILNDLLSATRHYQGMPQSLTQLRCQTQFSSSSSSSSSSSPPASPDLATKTTSEPLPAAAASPPLHPVVQCQSQIRMCKPSGDRLRQTENRATRCKVERLQLLMQQKRLRRKARRDARGPYHWLPNRKSGRTNSNSSVSSEGSLDLDFEDSVWKPEVKADMKSEFVVA; encoded by the exons ATGGACCCGCAGCCCGGCGCCAGGAGCTGCAGCCGCGGGGCTCCCGCCTGCGAGGTGGTCCCGAACGAGCCCCCCATGAACCTCTACATCAACACCACCACCGGGACCCGCTATGAGCTCTCCGTGCCCGCCGAGGAGACGGTGGAAGGGCTGAAGCGGCGCCTGTCCCAGCGGCTCAAGGTGCCCAAGGAGCGGCTGGCGCTGCTGCACAAAGAGAG CCGCCTCAGCTCTGGAAAACTGCAGGACCTGGGGGTCGTGGAAGGCAGCAAGCTGACGCTGGTGCCCACCGTGGAGGCCGGCTTGATG tcccAGGCATCCAGGCCAGAACAGTCGGTGATGCAAGCTCTGGAAAGCCTCACTGAAACTCAG gtCAACGATTTCTTGTCGGGACGGTCCCCGCTGACCCTGGCCCTGCGTGTGGGCGACCATATGATGTTTGTGCAGCTCCAGCTGGCGGCTCAGCAGAGCAGCGGGCAGCTCCAGCACCGGCACGTCATCGCCagccggggcgaggcgggggccgccgccagcccccacTGCCGGACACTGCACGGCGGCACCGGCTCCGGTTTCGCCCGCATCCCTGTGGTGCCCGCCTGCCAGCAGAGCCcgacccccagccccgcacccgccgcgccggccccccCTATGTACTGTAacgccccccaccccgctcccgtCACCGCCGGCATGTTCCGGTCGCACGGGGCCAGCGCGCAGACGGTGAACAGCAGCGTCGTCTCCTCCTGCTCAGAG gtGGACTGCGGCAcccgcagcagcagctccccgggcagcagtcctgcccccacggcccgATCCCGCAAACCCGGTGCGGTCATCGAGAGCTTCGTCAACCACGCGCCTGGGGTCTTCTCAGGGACCTTCTCCG GCACTTTGCACCCCAACTGCCAGGACAGcagcgggcggccgcggcgggacATCGGCACCATCCTGCAGATCCTGAACGACCTCCTCAGCGCCACGCGACACTACCAGGGCATGCCCCAGTCCCTGACGCAGCTCCGCTGCCAGACGCAGTTCTCCTCCTcatcgtcctcctcctcctcttcctcgccccccgcctccccggacCTCGCCACCAAAACTACCTCAGAGCCGCTGCCGGCGGCCGCGGCCTCCCCGCCTCTGCACCCCGTCGTCCAGTGCCAAAGCCAGATCCGCATGTGCAAGCCCAGCG GGGACCGCTTGCGGCAGACGGAGAACCGGGCGACGCGCTGCAAGGTGGAGCGGCTGCAGCTGCTGATGCAGCAGAAGCGGCTGCGGCGGAAGGCCCGGCGGGACGCCCGCGGCCCCTACCACTGGCTGCCCAACCGCAAGTCCGGCCGcaccaacagcaacagcagcGTCTCCAGCGAGGGCAGCCTGGACCTGGACTTCGAGGACTCGGTCTGGAAGCCGGAGGTCAAGGCGGACATGAAATCCGAGTTTGTCGTAGCATAG